GCAGACGTGACAGCCTCGGCGCAGATATGGCTCGGCTGTCTGTGCGGCCACTGGATATCGAGAGGCCTCATGCTCACCACCTGAGGCGAGGTAGCCGACCGTCAAAGTCTGTGGATGTTACAGATGGGGCTGGTCACTGGCACGCGGCAGTTAGCAAGCCTGTCTTGAAGGCCTCATTGAGTCTGAGGAAGGAGCCTCTGTTTGTGGACGCAGAGGAGGATATGAAGGATGAAATCATCAGGCCCAGCACCTCAGCATCTCTTTTCTCTGTGGCAGCTCCACCTTCCTATAGCCCTGTTGCAGATTTCTTCCCCATTCAGTCACCTCCCCCAGCTGATGCTTACACATCCTACCACCTGTCATCTTTGGATGAGATTGACTTGTACACGGAGAGGGGTGGCGCGGGGACAGGAGGAAGGCAGACCCCCTCTCGACCTCCATCCAGAGAGCCTCGAGATGCAAGGGATGGGTGGCTGCTCAAAGCACACGGTAGTGTGAAGTGTCAGGGTTGTGGACTGGGCTGCTCCACAATGGCCTCCTGCCAGAGATGTGACATGATCCTCTGTTCTGCCTGTCATGATGTGGACCCCTCCCCTTGCTGTGGCCTCCAGGACTACCACTCCAAATCCCCACGACCCCTTGACGGATACATCCCTGTCAAGGAAAAGCTCTCTGTCTACTCTAATACTCACACCCACTCCCATCTCCACCCGCACCCCCTCACACTGACCCACTCACACTCTCACCCCCACCCTCACCCCCAGATGGTGGAGAAACCCCTTTTGTCCACTAAGCTGTTTCCAAGCAAGTCTGTTGCCTTGACAACGCCAAAGGGAAGCAGCAGTGAGCGAATAAGCATGGGGGGATCACGCTGCGGGTTCTGCAACAAGCCAGGTGCATCACACACCTGTGTGAACTGCTCTAAGGTGTCATGTGACTCATGCATGGGCTTGTATGCAAAGGATATGTGCACGCGAAAGAATCCCCAGCACAGTTTTGTGCCCAACCATCAGCTCAACTTCAAATCTGGCACCATATCTCACCTGGTGTACCGATGAATCAGGcagacagaatttttttttttttcctcccttctaGTCCCCTCCTTTAATCTGCAGCGTAGTCTTGCACTATTGCTTTAGCTCTGTTCCTGCTTAAACAATTCATTCACTATCTTCCCCTTTATCTGATGGTCTTTTTCGCTCTCTCTAACCCTCTCTTGAACTTTGTATATTTTCTCTTGCTGTCAGTAGGGCCCTGGAATGCACATGCCACAGAGAGCCATATCGTCTGCCCATCTCTCTGCCTTGTACAATTCAGGCCTTTtatctatttcttcttccttttacCTTGCTACCTGCTCTTGAGTAGTCATGTGATGTTGTAGCGCTTCCCAAATTCCTCAAAGTTTGTCCTCCTCAAAAGGGAAACTGGAGAAAAGAGAGTTTAATTCCTTCTCCTTTTGAATGAATTCCGTCCAAATGAACATATATACTTTGCCTAACTTCTCAGCTAAAAATTCCtctaatatataaatatataaatatatacagtatatatatgagtgtgtgagtgtatgtgtgtgcgtgtgtgtgtgtgtgcgtgtgtgtgtgtgtagaaaagACCTCTGAGCTTGCATTGTGACAAAGGAGATCTTTTTAAACTTGAAAAATAGTagggaaaaacagagaaaacatacACTGGAAGTCAATAAGTCaatagtttatatttttaatctctATTCTCTAGAACAATGTGAGACTGTTAAATGGGCATGAGGTCTGGCATTGGGATTTTGAAGGTATAAACTTGGGGTGGGAAATTTCTCAAAGGGACACACTGAGACAATGGTCAGATGCCATATATTCTATTTAAAAGATTATGCCTTGTAAATTAACCCTCAATTGTTTCTGATTATATGACTGAGGTTTAAATGCTGCTGTTGACTTGAGACGTTGAAGATGTGTGGTGTTTGACTTCTTTCTGGTAAATAGCCTGTTGAGTTGTGTCGGTTCCAAGCCCGCCCATCCCCTTTCATCACACTCCGTAAGCCTCCATGGTCCATGACGTTGTAGTGGCCCCTTGCCAGATCAGTGGTTCCCCGTCAGTCTCAGGTGGAGTCACAGGACGTCTCACACTGGGCCACAAACCAAATGTTTGCGGTTCCTTGACAGTGTGTGAGCCTATTGATTGGTTTTAGACAGTATGAAAGTGTATAGTCTGACACGGTTTCTGTCTACCTCAAATTGCTTCAGCTTATACACCCAGTTCAACATTGTGGTTTTAAACTAGCCCTAGAAACCtaagaaatattgtatttattatattattcttCTCTAATTTGCAACTCATGTTTCGGCGGAATAGAAACTAATACCCCAACTTACAATCAACTAACTCAGTCACTTTTAAGGGTTAGCAGAGGTTATTTATTTTGTGAGATAATCCTGGGCTTCGTCAGTTTTCTGATATAGCACAAGGTTTACAGTCTTCAAAAATACTCATGAGTTGTCAGTTTGTCTCTTGTGCCATTCAAACTACTACTAATAGTATACTGGTCGTACTAGTATATTCAGGGGATGGACACAAAACATGAGCACCTGTAAATTATAATGCAATTCAATACAGTAGTCCTGCAGCAAATACTACCTTTGTGAAGCCTGAAATGTTAGATTTGATCGAGACTGATAGAGAGGTGCTGATGGAGCTCTTATCATAATTTCCGAGCATGCATTTAGTGTTGTTGGTGTACTGGATTGCATTGCACTAACTGTTTGCTCATCCTGCagacaaattacagaaatggCTTACAATATATTTCAGTTCAGTGCAACACCACCGCAGACTACAGGCTCAAAAATGACTATAGAGTTGAATGGATGCCTCTCTGACACTTTGTTAATCACATGTAGCATTTAAGTAGGGCTGAACGATTTcgaaaaaatatctaattgcgAATATTTTGACAGTTATATTGCGgtatgatttgtgatattagaGAGAATGATACTTTCtacatcattattttcatttatattgaaAACATCTCAAAATGATTAtggtatgatttttttttttttttttttttcggggatctgtaccaaacaaagatgttttgttAAGTCTGTAGAACATGATTTGTAGGCCAGGACATCTCCGCACCATgacaatattcaatttaaaattgtattttgataCACATTTCGACATAAACAAATATTGTGCCTCCTGCGATTTGAAAATTGCAGTAGGCCAGATTGCACTTTTGATAAAATTTCTGTTGTTCAGCCCTACATTTTAGCTTCACAAAGGTATTATTTATCACATATCCATTGCATGATTTTGCACTATAGGGATTCATGTTGTGGTGTCCACCTGCCTGTACTGTGCAGTGATTGCATGTGTGGAGTAATTTAAATGAtatggctggcgattttctatatttttcttatggtcagcaaatctcatgtgcagagccaaactaacaatgaaGTGATTTACttgcaagtattgtgtgtgtacataccaAGTCTgatatatattgtattcctATGTGCAGTAGACCTCAGTTGTTGTCCAAAATCgattaaaaacacactgctgcactaggtgacatgttccttcaccctgAAGATTGTGGTCACAATAATTTGTTTGGAATTGGCTCCAAAgataacagcgatcacattttcagtctcaggagagacGTTCACCAGTGTGCATGCGCAGGAATGTGTTTTTCATAAAAAGAGCatcgctagcttgttgtgctagatatcacaacctcttgactttgtgctacactGTAAATtcctcaaagaacttcagtacaaagttaagaggttgtgatatatAACACAACAAGCTACCGAAGCACTGCACAtagtggcgtctgccttacacggAACTACTCTTCtgagaatgaaaatatttggagccgtttctaaacaaaccatCATGACCAAACTTTTTGGGGGGAAGGaccatgtcacccagtgcagcggtgtggctcagtgatgtgtttttaatagtttttggacaataacggaGGTCTATGATAtgaggctttggatacacaaacaatacttgtaagtaagATCACGTCATTGTTGGTTTAGCACATGAAATGAATCTCCCGTTTGCTGTGGAACTTTCTTTAAACTCATCTATTGGTATACTTCAAAGGGTCATGGTGATCACAGGTAAATAAACTCTGCTAACACTTAAAACTGGGTGTCATGAAATTAGAGGGTACTTTTAGTGATTAAACTTTGATTGTCTGTGAAAGAGGAGAATTCATGCAATATGTTGCAGTTAATAGTCACCAAGGGCTAATTTTAAatcacattacattaaaaaaaaaaaggtctgagTCTGGTTTTTTTGACAGACCGCTTAGGCGACCCTAGCCTTTAAGCTCTGTCGGGAATAACCTCTAAATGCCTTAAGCTCATTCAGCTGTCTTACTCTGGAGTATTTTAGGCTTTTGGTAttgtcattttcattgttttgtattttaacagtCTATAGGTTAAAGTTTGACTTTTGCCAGGCTATATAAACTAAACACATAGCCTGTTCTATGACAGCTAAGGAAAGaattcagaaacacacaagtATGGATTAAGCACTACAGTTTCTAAGATGGAGCATATTGAACCGTGCATCTGTCAGAATTATGCAGAAAGTTACACGTTGTAGACCAACACATTTACTATATGCTTAGAAGGGTTAATGTCTGTAATAATAACCATGTTTTGCTTGGAAGTcaaatttgatatttattttgctttgcttACAGACATACCTAAACACACACGTTTGGTTATAGGGAGTGATGTCTGATCTCATACTTCTGTTCATTCCTTCCCTTtaaaactttaactttaaaagttcagttttgtgtctttttcatgttaaaaaaaacgtAAAGAAGGGATGTTTTGATACTGTTCGGATGTAGCTTAAGGTTTCTTTGAAAAATGTCTGGGTCAGCATTAGTTAAGGCTAACTTGGGTATCACAAACGTCTTGAGTGACCTTAGGGAGGTGTgcaattgttttgtttaatcCGATAAAGCctttttaaatagtttaaataGTTTGAGTATTTATCATAGATATATTTGAGTTGCTCGACTCTGGTCATGACAAATCATACCAGCAGCAAAGACGACTTTTAGAAGTATTGAGCCATGTCGCAAGAGTGATCGTATTGCCAAATGAAGAACAAATATCTTATTGGAGTAGAAAACAAAATCCTGTGGCTTGCCCGGATGTACAGTCGATGTAACGTAAATCTGTGGTTTTGCTAAAGTTTGGCTTTGTGTCTGTGGATGTTGACCTTTTTAAGAAGCCTAGAAAGAGAACCATCAGCATAGATACCTACCCCGCACACCATGGGATGTGGATCTGACTTCAGAACAGTGGACTGATTATTTGTGTAGGTCACTACAAAGGGCTAAACAGTCTTCAGGGCTGCTGCAAAGTTTGTGGGCACTGTTTTAATCTTTTGGTGAACAACTGACTTGTCATAGGTAATAATGGTAAATATCTACTGTGGAGCTTACTGTACATTCATCAGTGGATATGAATTACTGatgttggaaaaacaaaagagctatttttattttgtgtcatggAATACATTGAGCCATTCGAACATAATTGGTTTAACCCACACCGGACACACTCAAGTCATTGTGGAAGTCAATACTCCCTTTACCTCTTTGTGTGGTTATCTTGCTGATATTAACAGTGATGGTGTAGTTAGGCAGCCCCTTTCCCATTCCCCGTTCCCCTAACCCTTTCTTGGCATGCTCTGTACAAGGCCCAAACCCCATAcctcttctcccctcaacctcCACATGTGCCCTCACCCActgtctccccctctctcctccccctcccccctctacCTTGGCACTGAGGATCATTGCACAATGTCTATGTGAAGGGGTAATGGACCTTACGATCAATATGTGGGCATACATGGGGGTGGAAAGGGAAAATAGCCAAAATTGTTAATCggtgaaaatatatataaatatatattgaaaCGTAAATGagattttataaaataatttaaagaataaaattctgaaaaaaaaagttgttttctgcCTTGAGTTTGTGGGTGTATGCAATGTCTGTTTTTGAACCACTAtgggtgtgttgtttttttctcttttgttagCATTCACTAAATTGAATTGTAATTTTACTCAGAGAAGTGGCCTGTTAGAAAAACATTGATTAgaggtttacacacacacacacacacacacacacactatgttTTCGAGCACCATCACACCTCAGTACTGTTTCCATCTAACGTCTTCACTGAAGCCTCACAGGCTTTGTGCCTCTGACAGTAACGGCTGTTCGAGATGGTGAAGAGCTTTGTCTGTTCACGTCCTCTCAGGTGACTTCAAGGCTACAAACTTAATTTGttgaatgtgtctgtgtttcagctAATGAAGTCTGAATCGTCGTTATAGCTCACTCAGTCAGGACTTCTATATATTTTGAGGCTGCAGTCTGCCCAGTACTGCATGGGTTGACTTTTTCCTATATGACCAGCAGGTGGCGATGAATACCCATACAAAGGGAGACTGAGGCTACATAAAATACACCAATCCTTTAGACAAATACTTACTTTTTAACTGAGTGTATATGACTGAAGTGCAACTCTTACAGATTCAATTGCTCAGCTGGATCTACATTAgttattatatcagtattaatAACTTTTATGAGCAGCTGTATGGGTGTGCtgcaaaacacatacacatccagttgtatgcaaaagtttgggtgCCCCTTGATAAATAGCgtattttgatgatttttaatTGAAAGATATAAACAGCCTTTCTAggatattaataaaaaaacactattttcagcaaacattaatgcatagttattttttatgtcatagattaaacaaaaatttaaaaaaaataaaaacattgtggcatgtgcaaaagtttgggcaccctaAGAGTTCTGAAGTGAAGATTCTTTTTACAAGGTCTCGGACCTTAATCAGCGTATTAGGCCTGAAGCATGTCAAAATTGTTattaggaaatgtcagctggtgccaatttcaaagctttacaaatactcTGACTCTTCAAACTTTGTGCGAGCACTCAGCAACCATGGTTTCCTCTAAACAGTTGTTTaagactctgaaaatgaaagtgtattgaTGCCCACAATGCAGGGGAAGGCTACAAGAAGATAGCAAAGCGTTGTCAGCTTCcagtttccacagtgtgaaatgtaattaagagtTGGCAGTTTAGGGGAACTGTGGGAGTCGAGATGAGTTCTGGAAGACCAAGAAAACTCGGAGAGAACTGCTCATATGCTGGTAAGAAACGCAAATCAAAACCTCCcttttttactgcaaaaaacCTGCAGGGAGATATAGCAGACTCAGGAGTGGTGGTGCACTGTTCCACTGTGCAGCGGTGCTTGCATAAACAAGATTCTCTTCATGGGAGAGTCAGTAGAAGAAAACCTTACCTGCGTCTTCATCATAAAATCCAAAGTCAGAAGTATGCAACGGAACATCTACAGAAGCCTGATACGTCTTGGAAACAAGTGCTGTGAACTGATAAAGTTAAAATAGAACTCTGGCCACAATCAGCAAACGTAtgattggagaaaaaaaggagcagcattTCATAAAAAGAACACCTTGCCAACTGTTAAGCATGATGGTGGATCTATCATGCTTTAGGGTTGtaaataccagcaaattctGGAAGCAAACATCCCACTTTCTGTgaaaaagctgaagctgaaaagaGGATGGCTTCTACAACAGGATAATTATCCTAAACTACCTCAAGAGACTCAAACTGAAGGTTTTGGGATGGCCATTACAGTCCCCTGACTTAAACATAATAGAAAATCTGTGGGTAGGTCTAGTAGGTAAAGAGCAGTGCATGCAAGACGGCCCAAGAATAACGCAGAAAAAGCAGCCTTTTGCAaggaagaaagggagaaaatcccaaatacaAGAACAGAAAGACTTTTAACTGGCTACAAAAAGCGTTTGCAAACTCTGATATCTGCCAGAGGGGGTGTTGCTAAGCACTGACTCTGTAGGGTGCCCAAATTTTTGCACATGcaacaatgatgtttttattttattatttttggtcAATTAATGAGATAAAAAGTATGTGtgcattaatgtttgctgaaaatattgattttttttgttccatACTCTAGAGAGGCTgtatttacatcttttcaattagaaaaatcaccaaaatatgttatttgtcaaggggCCCAGACTTTTGCATAAAACTGTATCAAACAtagtttaatatttcatttgttttttgtaccaTTTTCCTCATCTGAGACTAACATGGACAACTACACAAAGGCAACCATTGACTAAACAGCccctttcttttttatcataaaAAAGACCTTTATTGAATTTCACATAattaaaatttacaaaaaaacaaaacagtaatttacattaacaataaaGTGCAACAAGTGCCAAAGTGCAAAACATCAATAAAGTCCCCTTTTCCTCTGCATGTCATGTTCCTTTGCTTTTGAGAGCAGCTGTTGCAAGTGTTTTAAAATAGTCGAGGGTCAAAGCATAACAAGGTGAGAAGAGTCAGCATCGAGGAGAAATAAGTGCAAACGAAATACTTTTTGTAATAACAGTTATATATAGGAGGATACAAATTGGGATTATCCAAGTCAGTCGCTATGCCTGTTGTGCTTCACTGATATGAAGAGAAGACAAGATGTCTAGACATCAGAATTTACTGCAATAAACAGGGTGATGTGTGTAATTAGAGAGAGATAAGTGACTGGTCATGTGCTATGTCATTTGTTTATTGGTATCTGTGGTTCAAATGGATTGGACAATGGTCATGTAGACAGAGAAAAACCAAATGAGAAAAGAGTAATCTGATATGCAGAGCTTGAGCTTCAGCGAACAATATCATAGAGAAATACTGAAGGGGTAAATACAAGACAATGAACAGGATTTAAAATTTCCACCTGACAGACACTAAATACTGATAACATGAGAGTTTAGACTATGTACTTTGGTTGCTGCCTGTTCTTAAATTTGTGACTTGTTATGTCTATGACTGACAGGCAGCAGAGTTCCCAGACTTATCCTATTCTTAGTTTGGGATTTGTTCTAATTGAAGCTCAGGTGAAATTCCTTTTTATATTAACAGCCCCACATTACAAAGCTCATTTACCTCTTACTTTAGATCCGCATGGTATGCCTGATCAACCACTAGGAGGATCATTTTGGAATGCACACCTGCTAAGGATAAACTTGCAGATGCTTGTTTTGGCTCATGGTGCTTTAACAAAGGAGACTGGAGACTAGAGCCCATCATTAGTCTAAATAAGCTTCCATATCATATTGGATATAATAATTGGATCAGTTTTTGGACCAGTGCCTCTAACAAACTAATGTTAGATATGGGATAGCTATAGCTGAGATTATCCACAAAAAGGGAAAATAGCAGAAATGGACATCAGCAGGACTGAAATGCTGAGTGAGTGCCAGTCCCGGCACCCTGCATCATCCTGTCCTCAGGGACATGTCAGAACTGTGCTGACTAACAGCCTTTACCAGCCTTCGGGGGAGTCTAAGACATACTGAGTAAAGAACATCACTGTTCAGCAGGAGAGACAGATAATGACTGATGGCACACTGCTTAGCCTTTTAATAAATCTACCAACAGCAGTAACATTAACACTGTCTTGATTAACGGTCTAACTGAAGAGAGACTGCCTATGGAACAATTAAAGCACAGCACATGCATttatataagtattatgagtCAAAGCATAGAgtgttttcacagaaaaaacatgcattaattTTACATATGCAGCATTCTCTAATGCATAGGGTCAAACTGAAGTTTTACATATTGTGGCTTTTCCTGTATCTACCATTTTCTGTCTATTTATTCAACCACCTCTACTGACATTTAACGACAACTGCTGAAGAAAATGGACTGATATCAAGAAATGTGCATCCTGAGATTCCAGTGGCAGAAATTTCCACAGTTTGCAGCCCCACAGCGCCTGATCATTAGCCGAGGTAGGTAAGCACAGTTTTTAATAACATATACACtacactgtatttatatatacttaCTTGAGTTCCACCCACATACAGTGACAGACTTACCTAACACTGCACCTACACTATAtatttcacacatacagaaacaacTGCACACATCTTGTGTGAATGAGCTACCTGGAGAATCTATTGCTGCTATAGAAAGAGGCCAAAGACTAGTGCGTGTTAGAGATGAGATTTAGACCTGTGTAAGGCTTTCACTGGTTAATTGCATGTCAGGAGGGGGATCGTGACGGTCACTGTCCTTTTGTGTCACTTGAagggcttctctctctctctcttcctttcctctGCTCTTGCTGTGCACATGATTTGTTACCCTGGCATTTGATTAACACATACGTTCATTGAATGCTTCTTCATCACACTGTCTTAGTAATTAATTACGTTAAATGACACCactctttaataaaaaaaaaagcatttgagactcaacacacacatgagCACTTCACCACTAACTATTATCTGTGCTTATTCCAGCTCTTGTCTCATCAAGGCAAATACTAAGAGTTCTTTGCCAAGAATCATAAATATTCTACTACGCACTACATAATTGCTTGGAGCTAATGTGAggtttttaaatttataattAAAGGTGTCATTATGTTCTGCTGACACCTTTAACTTTGAAACTCCATCCTGCTGACGTCCTTGCCGATGCAATGCAATGCCTTAACTCATCATTGGTAAGCTTGGagcttgtttatgtttttttaaggaCAGCCTGAAGGGAGAAAAGTCAGAGAAGGCAGCACAGCGTGGTGCCAAAGGCATATGATAAAAGAATAATCACTACAACCATAATACACCACTCACCCAACCTACCACCACACACCACTCCACTGCAAATCCAGGTGCCACATCACATGAGACTGTCCCCAGTGCACCCACTGGCTGCCAACAGGAAACCCTACGGAAGGACAGAGGGACCAGCCCtatctttaaaatattaaaaatcagGCAATTCATGTAACCATCTTTATCTCAGTGTCATATAGTTAATGTGTTCATTGTCTGTAAAGTTATCCTGTCACAGCATGCGGTCAGTTAGGATGAGTCTGTTGCTGGTtactaaaatataattaaacatGCAGGCTGTAGTTTGTCTTTCGCATCTCTGTCACTAACATACAGACATGTACAGCCTGTTTGTTTCCAGCTGGCTCTAATGTTATGGTAACTCACTTACACATTTGTTTGCAGAGACAGGCTAGATGCTAATGCTCGCTAACTCCTAACAGTGAAATACAAATGAGACTCACGCACATCCATTGTAATAATATtagcaacaaactgaatatttcatttaacaTGTAACTGCAAACTTTTGTGCAAATCTTTATGCACTCACAAATTGGACAATTATTTGtgcaaatctttttcatttgttcacaaaatgtcatgcaCAGCTACAGATCttacagatttaaaaattaaatttaatttgttcagatattttttacacattcacacatttgaatgtattcatacaaaatgttttcatacattCAGATATGTTGATACACAGCTACAATACTTTTgactatattttttttccatatagGATGAGCTTGCTGGTCTGAATCCATGTCAAAAGTCTGAAAGCAGTGATGAATGAGCAGGCACTAACCCTGTGGGTGGTCTGCTCTACAGGTTATAAAAGTATCTTCAGGTGTGGTTTtgacaaaatgtgacatttttgcaATATTGTAAGTGATAAAAAACTGATCTTGCAACAGCGTTCATGTTTATAAAAGCTGAGGTCAACATCAAGAATGACACAGTCCATCCAGTCCAACTTCATCTGTAGTTTTAAGAGTAATGGATCAAAACGAAGCTTCATCTTGACATAGGAGACTGAACTGTGCTTTGAAATCAAATGGCATGTACAGTTATAACAAACAGTATTTTGTGAAATGTGgttttaagtgttttagcaaacattttctcaaatgATCCCCTCTAGAttctttctcattcatttttcatattttcctttCAATTGCCCTGGAGCACTTTGAAAGCAAAGAGGTGTacctttaaacattttttgccTCACCTGTAGTTGTAGTGTTACAACATTTGCATTGTTTGTTCTTCAAACTGTGCATGTTATAAGGGTTGTCAGATACAGTGATGTGAGGACAAGCTCTGAGAAAGGTGATCTGTGACGTTAGTTCCTTAATTGAATGAATTGTGTTAACGGTTCTTAGGGAAATCTTGTTACTTTGAACCATGGAAACATTGTAACCCAAAACataccttttttaaatttactccTGGCAAACAGAGTTTCAGTGTGCATTTAAATGTTCTCAGTATTTTCTCCCCTTTCTCCCCAGTACACCACCCTTCTCTGAGGTCTTAAGAAATTGAAGTGAGCTCTGCCTGTGTCAGCCAGTCAGCCTTGGCTTTCTTCTTTTCGTCATTTCCCACCATTCCAACTTCTCATTTCTTTCATACCCTAACAATTATAAAACAGCCTTGGGCCATTGTTACTGCAACAAAGCTTTAGCACGTCACACGTTCCATATTTCAGAGGCAATTTTCAAACAAATGCATTCTTGTTGCAATGTGGTCAATGACAATGAGTGGAAAGGGAAGCAATGCATGGCAAACAGaatgaata
This window of the Thunnus albacares chromosome 5, fThuAlb1.1, whole genome shotgun sequence genome carries:
- the spata2 gene encoding spermatogenesis-associated protein 2; translation: MDAKLKEDLFRRYVVALERRLENGGEYTGIGAAQEGDKGRHKDSEALLSTATALLGAYQPDPGQRFRMVRFYEVVESSLRCQRGGNLKSLERAFHTLETICTNLLLFPWKKEFRCIKTFTGPYVYHLQSAISDAELRTIMRTIGYSCDHDSQFHLQEHPGGSSHLRQLAFELFLAQAECRLLGEVVALARGSASELEALELRRGCRDDAAGCAEALRRRDSLGADMARLSVRPLDIERPHAHHLRRGSRPSKSVDVTDGAGHWHAAVSKPVLKASLSLRKEPLFVDAEEDMKDEIIRPSTSASLFSVAAPPSYSPVADFFPIQSPPPADAYTSYHLSSLDEIDLYTERGGAGTGGRQTPSRPPSREPRDARDGWLLKAHGSVKCQGCGLGCSTMASCQRCDMILCSACHDVDPSPCCGLQDYHSKSPRPLDGYIPVKEKLSVYSNTHTHSHLHPHPLTLTHSHSHPHPHPQMVEKPLLSTKLFPSKSVALTTPKGSSSERISMGGSRCGFCNKPGASHTCVNCSKVSCDSCMGLYAKDMCTRKNPQHSFVPNHQLNFKSGTISHLVYR